The following nucleotide sequence is from Synergistota bacterium.
AGTATCTCCCGTTGTCGTGAACTTCAGAGCAGGTATAGCCACTATCATACCAGGACCTGCTTCTTTTATATCCTCTCTTTTATTAGCGTGCATTCTTAAGATTCTCGAAACTCTCTCTCTTTTGCCCTTTGTAACGTTATATATATAGCTTCCAGCGGTTATGGTCCCAGAGTATATCCTGCAGTAAACAAGTTTTCCAACGTATGGATCAACCATTACTTTGAAAGCTAAAGCAGAAAATGGCTCCTCATCAAGCGGTTTTCTCTCCTCAATTTCGTTTGTCACCGGATTCGTTCCCTTTATCGGAGGAATGTCCAGAGGAGAAGGGAGATAATCAACAATAGCATCAAGCAGAAGTTGAACGCCCTTATTCTTGAAGGATGATCCACAAAGAACAGGCACAACCTTAAGCTCCAAAGTAGCCTTTCTCAAAGCCGATTTAATCTCATCCTCGGAAATCGGCTGCTCAGCCAGATATTTCTCCATGATATTTTCGTCAAAGTCGGCTAAAACGGTTATAAGCTCTTCTCTCTTCTCCATAGCTTTATCCAAAAGCTCCGGCGGAATATCAACATATCTATACTGCGTCCCAAGCTCATCTAGGTAAACAACTGCTTTCATCTTGATGAGATCAACCACTCCTTTAAAGCTCTCCTCACATCCCAACGGAAGCTGTATTGGAACTGCGTTAGCCCCAAGCCTCTTTCTCAACTGCTCAACTACAAACTCGAAATCTGCACCTATCCTGTCCATCTTATTAACATAAGCTATTCTGGGAACACGATATTTGTCCGCCTGCCGCCAGACAGTTTCAGATTGAGGCTCGACCCCACCAACAGCGCAAAAAAGAGCAACAACTCCATCTAAAACACGTAAAGACCGCTCCACCTCTACAGTAAAGTCCACATGGCCGGGCGTATCGATAATATTTATACAATAACCTTTCCAATAGCATGTAGTAGACGCAGCGGTAATCGTGATGCCTCTTTCTTGCTCCTGGATCATCCAATCCATGGTAGCAGTTCCTTCATCTACTTCTCCCATGCGACGAACCCTTCCCGTGTAAAATAGAATACGTTCCGTAGTAGTAGTCTTCCCCGCGTCTATGTGTGCCGCTATTCCTATATTCCTTATTTTGTCAAGTGCGTATTCCCTACCCAGAACCTTCTTCGCCATTTTCTCCTCCCTTTTAACTATCTACCACCTATAATGAGCAAAAGCTCTATTGGCTTCCGCCATTCTATGTACATCCTCCTTCTTCTTAACGGCTGCGCCTTCTCCCTTATAAGCATCCATTATTTCCTGCGCAAGCTTCTCACACATAGGTTTGCCCTTTTTGCTTCTCGCAGCGTTAATTATCCATCTAACGGCTAAAGAAAGCTGTCTGTGAGGAGGCACCTCCACTGGAACCTGATAAGTAGCTCCCCCCACTCTCCTTGGTCTAACCTCAAGGATAGGCTTAACGTTTTCTACCGCCTTTTCAAGCACCTCTAAAGGTGGCTTTTTCATTTTCCCCTCTATTATCTTCATGGCTTCGTAAAAAATCCACTCCGAGACTATTTTCTTTCCATCCCACATCATACAGTTTATGAATTTGGTAACAAGCGAACTACCATATACGGGATCCGGAGGTAGTACCCTCTTAGGAACCCTTCCCTTTCTTGGCATATCTGCTTACACTCCCTTCCTTTACTTCTTCGGCCTTTTAACGCCATATTTTGAACGAGACTGTCGTCTTCCCTCAACGCCAGCAGCATCAAGCGCACCTCGAATTATATGGTATCTGACTCCGGGTAAATCTTTCACACGTCCACCTCTTATCAATACAACCGAGTGCTCCTGCAGGTTATGACCTATCCCTGGAATATAGGCGGTAACCTCTATTCCATTCGTAAGCCTAACTCTTGCTACCTTTCTTAGAGCCGAATTAGGTTTCTTAGGTGTCACCGTATAGACCCTCGTGCAAACTCCTCTTTTCTGAGGGCACCCTTGAAGAGCCGGCGCGCTTGATCTTCTCTTCTTCGGCTTGCGTCCTTCCCTAACGAGCTGATTTACAGTAGGCACAATACCCCCTCCTTCTTGATAAAACTCCCTTAGGAAACCTTTCCAATTTTACCAACGAGGCTAAGTTATGTCAATAAAAATGTTTGTTTTTTCCCTCCCACAAAAATTGATCTCAGCTCACATCGATGTGAGCTGAGATCGCTGGGTTGAAACCCTAAGAGAGGAAACGGAATCTCTCTTACCCCTTAGAAAAACAAGTATTTCCTCCCCTATATTTCGCCCCTAATGCTCAGGGTAAACGCTTCCTCATCTCAATGAGAAGCATTCCGTTTCAACAAGTCTAAAAATTATATCTTGCATCCTACTTCATAAGCAGACCAAATGGCATGCTTTATATTCGCAGGCTTTAAAGCATCTCCTACTATAAAAAGCTCAACGGGACTGGACAAAAGATCGTTATAAAGCTTTCTTCTACTCTTGAAGCCAGTAGCGAATATTAAAGCATCGACTTCTATCTCCCTTTCTAAACCGTCTGATACCAAGACTATCCCTTTTTCGAAAATCTCTTTAATGACTGCCTTTGTGTAAACCCGAATATCATGGAATTCTATTTTCTTAAGAAGAAACAACTTATTCGGATGTTCAACATCTCCAAGAAGAAGCAATTTATCAAGTTTCTCCACTATGCTTACAGATTTCCCCAGGCTCTTTAACCAAAGTGCAACCTCGCATCCTACAAGCCCCCCTCCCACAACTACTACAGTATTCCCAATCCCTTTTCCATCTTTAAGAAGAACTTCCTCTGCAGTAAAGACCCTACCAGACATTCTCTCTAAGCCATTTATCTGAGGAAGAGAAGGAAGCGAACCAGTGGCGATAACTACACTATCAGGAGAGAGAGTTTCTATCGTCCTGCAATCGGCTTCCTCCTCGAGCCTCATAGTAATTCCGTAATCCTCAACCTGTTTCCTATACCAGTTCAGGAGCTTTCTATCATCCTTTTTAAAACTTGGAATGCTACCTGCTATTAGATGGCCTCCAAGCTCTTTTTCTCTCTCAAATAGAATAACCTCATGTCCCCTAATCGCCGCTACTCTCGCTACCTCCATGCCTGCCACCCCACCACCGACAACCACAACCCGTTTTCGCCTGGAAGCCGGACACAGTCTATAATCTTTTTCTCTACCTGCAGTGGGATTAACAGCACAGGAAAGGTTTTTCCCCCGGGCAATCCTTCCTAAGCATACATGGCAACCTATGCAAGGCCTAATATTACCAAACAACCTCTTTTTTACCTTAAGAGGCCAAAGAGGATCCGCAAGTAGCCCTCTCGCTAAAGCTACCATATCCGTCTTCCCACTTTCTACAGCTTTACGAGCAATATCAGGATCCTGAAGTTTCCCAGCAGTTATAATAGGTACGCTTAATCTTTTTTTCAGCTCAAGCGAAAACGGCAAATAAACGCCATAATCGAGATAACCAGGCGGATGAGCTAAATCCCACGATTCATAACTTCCCACATCTACATTGATGGCGTCATATCCTGCTTTTTCAAGAAAAACCGCAATTTCCAACCCTTCTTTGATATCTCTCCCTCTCTCCTCAAAGGTCTCTTCAACAAGCGCTCCTTTATTCCAGTCCTTAACATAGCTTTTCAAGCTATAGCGTATCAACACAGGGAAATCCTTCCCTGCACTCTGCTTTATGATTCTGAGTATCTCCAAAGCAGGGCGCAATCTATTTTCAAGGGATCCTCCATACTTATCTTTTCTGTGATTAAAGAAAGAAATCGCAAACTGATCAAGAAGATATCCCTCATGAAGAGCATGAACCTCTATGCCATCAAAACCGCTTTCGCGGGCGAGAATCGCAACCTCTCCAAAGCTGGAAATGATTTTTTCTATTTCCTCAACTTTAAGCTCGCGACATATGATATCTGGATTCCAATAGTTGGGAATCGGAGATGGAGCAATCGGCCGCTTTTTCAAAACGCTGGGATGGGCCACTCTTCCAAAGCCCATCGTAACTTGGAGGAAAATTTTGCAATCATACGAGTGAACCCTTTCCGTAAGCTCAATCGATGTTTGATGAAAATGGGCTGGGTTTAAAAGTGGGCAAGGTGAAGAGGGCATTACAAATTCCTCTATCTCATTTTCCACTCTAACCAGACCAGTTATTAGAAGTCCAGCTCCACCCCTCGCACGTTCAACAAAGAACTCTATCGCTCTTTCGTTAAATCCTCCTTCAGTTGTAGCCAAACCAGTAAGCCCCATAGGAGCCAAGGCAATTCTGTTCTTTATCTCAACTTCACCTATATTAATGGGGTCGAAAAGCTTACTATAACCCACGCTATATTTCACCTACCTTTCAGCAATCCCATGTTTTTTAAAGCTCCAAGAAACTACTTCATTCACCACATCATCAGCAGCGAGGAAAGGAAGCGTTATTATGTCTTCCTGCTCCTTGTTATGCTTTGCCGCTGTAGCTATCGAATTGGGGTTACGAGCCCATGAACGTCTTGCAACTCCCACCATTACATCCCAGTTAAGAGCATTTTTTATGATTTCATCAACTTTTCTACTGCCATCCAATAAAAGTCCAAACCCCGTATGAAGGCTCCTTCCAATACCAACTCCTCCACCATTCCCTATGGCAACGAATGTCATCCCTCGCGAAGCATTTCCGGCAAAGCAATGAATTGCCATATCAGCCGTAACGTTACTACCATCCTTTACATTTGATGTCTCTCTTATCGGGCAATCTGCTCCTCCAGTGTCATGATGATCCCTCCCTATAAAAATAGGACCTACTTCGCCACGACGTACCATATCATTGAACTTCAAGGCTATTTTCACTCTTCCCTCAAGATCCTGATATATCATTCTAGCCCTCGTTCCAACGGTTAAATTGTGCTTTCCTGCCTCCTTTAGCCAATTATAGTTATCCCTATCCTGGGGACTTCTTCCAGGATCAATGCAAGACATCGCAGCCTCATCCGTCCTTACCAGATCCTCTTCTCTACCACTTAAGCAAACCCAGCGGAATGGTCCATATCCCTTATCGAATAACTCCGGTCCTGTTATGGCTTCCATAAAATCCGGAAATATAAAACCATCTCTTGTGTCTCTACCATTACGAGCTATCTCCTTAACACCAGCATTAAACATGGCTTGCATAATAGAGTTACCATACTCAAGGAAAAACGCTCCTTTATCAGTAATCGCTTTTATAAGCTGATAATGCTTTCTTAAGCTTCTATCTACATATTCGCGTAACAGCTCTCTATCTCTCTCAAGGAGCTCTCTCATCTCCTCATAAGTTAAATCAACGGGGACATATCCACCATCGTATGGTATATGACAGGATGTCTGATCGGAGAGGATATTCACCTCTATATCATGTTCTACGATATATTCAAGAAGCCTAACTACATTCCCACGATAAGCAGCAACAAAACCTTTATTCGTTGCAAGATAGTGCTTGACTTTTCCGAATATATCGTCAAGATCAGAGGAGGCATAATCGAGCCATCCTTGCTCCAGTCTCCTATCAATGAGGTCATCCCTTACCTCAGCTATAACAGCTACACACTTGGCTATTTGAGCTGCCTTAGCCTGAGCGCTACTCATGCTTCCCAAACCGGCAGTTATGTAAAGAACCCCTCTTAAATCATCCCTATCGCCGGAAAGACCATATTTTCTTGCAGCATGACGAAGTAAGTTATAACAACCATGAATTATACCTTGGGGACCGATAAAAAACCACCCACCCGCTGTCATTTGTCCATAATTTGTAACACCCATCTCCGCCGCTATCTCCCAATCGTCGAGGTTGTCATACATACCGACCATAATTGCATTTGATATAACTGCACGAGGAGCTTCCGGACGTGATTTAAATAGACCAAGAGGGTGACCAGACATAACAACGAGGGTTTGATTCTCCTCCAGTATTTCAAGATACCTTTTAACCAATCTGTATTGAAGCCAATTTTGCACTACCCTCCCAAACTCCCCATATGTAACAAGCTCATAGGGATACTGAGCTACCTCAAAATCAAGGTTATTATCTATCATGACCTGGATAGCTTTTCCTGCCAAGCATCTTCCTTTATACTGATCCACAGGCTTCCCCCATATCCGACCCGGGGGACGATAGCGATACGCGTATATTCTTCCCCGAGTTATGAGCTCCTCCATAAACTCAGGAGCTAAAACATCGTGAAGCTTTGGAGGGACATATCGCAGGGCGTTCTTTAAAGCTATCTTTGCCCTCTCCCTGGACAGCCTGAATGGTCTCACAGGTGCTCTCGGAACACCAGGTTCAAACTCGGGATATTCAGGTAATTCATCACCAAGGCTGACTCTAATAGCCCCTCCTATGACATCGTTATCGATCTGCACCATTGAAAAATCACCCCCTACAACACTACCTAAATGTAGAATAGCCCGGGAGTGATCTCCAAACAATAACCTCATATAATCAAAGAATAAGACGAGGGAATAGCATTAAAACACTACAGGGAGGGCCCAAAGGGGATCTTAGGGAGAGACATATCCTTTGCGAATTGCATATCTCGTTAATTCAGCAGTATTTCTCAGCTTCAACTTCCTCATTATATTTTGTCTGTGCCGTGCAACTGTGTTCACACTAATATGAAGAATATCAGCAACTTCCTTATTTATATACCCCTCCGCAAGAAGCTTAAGGACCTCTATCTCACGCGCAGTAAGCTCTTCCTCCTCGTTTCTCTTACGAAGCTTTTCGCCCAATAGCATCTCTATAAAAGCTTCAGAAAGCATCTTTCTAACACCCGGACCTATATATATCTCACCCTTAGCTACAGCTCTTATCGCTTTGCTCAACTCATCAAAAGCACAGTCTTTAAGAAGGTATCCAGAAGCTCCCGCCTTAAACATTTCAGATATAAGATTAGCATTAGCATACATCGATAAAGCTATCACCTTAACTTCTTTGTTGTTACTGAGGATGACTTTCGTTGCATCTATGCCGTTCATTTTGGGAAGCATTACATCCATTACGATAACTGCGGGATTTACTTTTTCCATCAGTTCAACGACCTCCATACCATCCGCAGCTTCAGCAACCACCACCATGTCACTCTGCGCATTTATTAAGGCTTTTAAGCCTTCCCTTAATATCTTATGATCATCAGCCAACAAAATACCGTACCTTTTGTCCAAGATAACTCGCCCCTCTACGCAGAATCTGCATTCCCTTCCTCAAAAGCCTTTATAGGAACCAATATATAGACAACGGTGCCTTCTCCTTCCATCGAGCATATTTCCATGCGTCCACCCAAAAGCTTCACCGTTTCCTGAAGACTAAATATACCGTATCCTTCCTCCACAGCGCTAATATCAAATCCACAACCATAATCCCTAACCTCAAGCTTTATCGTATTCTCATCTTTAAGATCTACTTTAACTTCGGCAAAATCAGTCTTAGCATGCTTAACCACATTTGTAAGAAGCTCCTGAACTGCTCGAACCAAAAAGGCTTCGAGCTCCATAGGGAATTTCTTAGAAAGATTACCATAAGTATATTTAACCTCAACCCCATACTTGCTATAAAACTTATCACTAAGCCAAGACAAGGTTGCTTCCAACCCGAGCTGATATAAAACAGGTATCCCGAGATCAAAGGTTAGATCTTTGGTTATCTGTATGCTTTCATTCAAGACTTCAATGATATCTTCTATCTGCTTTCGGATTTCTTTACTCTTTATGCCAGCGTGGAGCATCTGAAGCCTCAACTTAGAAAGAGCCAAATTCTGCCCTATAGAATCATGTATTTCCTTAGCTACGCGTTGGCGCTCCTTTTCTCTCGCAAGAGAAATCGCAGAAGCCAAACACTGAAGCTTTTTAAGATACTGGCGTTCCTTTTCTCTCGCTTCAATTATTTCGGTTATATCGAGGAAAGCACCTATTAACCCTATAGGATCACCGGCATCATCAGTAAAGACAGTCTTATTCAGGATAACAGTATGATACGTGCCGTCATGATGAAGTATTTTTCTCTCCTCAGATATGAATCCTCCCTCGGAAATGAGTTTTTTATCCCGTTCAAAAATCTCCTCTGCTTGTTCTGGAGGCACAACATCTGTCACCGCTTTGGATAAAATCTCCTCCACGCTTTTACCCATGAAATCTGCGTAAGCTTTATTGCAACCTATATATCTACCTTCTTTATCCTCACAAAATATGGGAACAGGAACTACATCCAAAATCTTTTGAAGAAAATCCTTTTTACTCTCAACCAGCTTTAACCGCTCTTCAATTCTCTTCAAAGCTTTTTTCACACACAACCTACCCCCTTTTTATTATCTTAGCAGGAGATTAACAAGATAGGTGCTCAGAGACGGCACATAGGTAACCAAAACTAAAACCAGCACCAAAACCAAGAAAAACCACAGAACTTTC
It contains:
- the fusA gene encoding elongation factor G codes for the protein MGREYALDKIRNIGIAAHIDAGKTTTTERILFYTGRVRRMGEVDEGTATMDWMIQEQERGITITAASTTCYWKGYCINIIDTPGHVDFTVEVERSLRVLDGVVALFCAVGGVEPQSETVWRQADKYRVPRIAYVNKMDRIGADFEFVVEQLRKRLGANAVPIQLPLGCEESFKGVVDLIKMKAVVYLDELGTQYRYVDIPPELLDKAMEKREELITVLADFDENIMEKYLAEQPISEDEIKSALRKATLELKVVPVLCGSSFKNKGVQLLLDAIVDYLPSPLDIPPIKGTNPVTNEIEERKPLDEEPFSALAFKVMVDPYVGKLVYCRIYSGTITAGSYIYNVTKGKRERVSRILRMHANKREDIKEAGPGMIVAIPALKFTTTGDTLSDPEHPILLEKMTFPEPVVSIAIEPKTQADNVKLAETLKWLAEEDPTFRVRYDEETGQTLIWGMGELHLEVIADRIRREFKIGAKLGKPQVAYKESIRIPAEAEGKFIRQSGGRGQYGHVWLRLEPLPNHTGFEFIDETKGGVIPKEFIPAIEKGVREASTFGVLAGYMVTGIRVIVFDGSYHEVDSSELAFKIAASIAFKEAMKKAEPFLLEPVMEVEVVLPEQYLGDVIGDLNARRGKIEQIDQRGSTRIVRALVPLAEMFGYATVLRSKTQGRAMYTMRFSRYEEVPPDVAEKLLLVGAISLRR
- the rpsG gene encoding 30S ribosomal protein S7, with the protein product MPRKGRVPKRVLPPDPVYGSSLVTKFINCMMWDGKKIVSEWIFYEAMKIIEGKMKKPPLEVLEKAVENVKPILEVRPRRVGGATYQVPVEVPPHRQLSLAVRWIINAARSKKGKPMCEKLAQEIMDAYKGEGAAVKKKEDVHRMAEANRAFAHYRW
- a CDS encoding 30S ribosomal protein S12; this encodes MPTVNQLVREGRKPKKRRSSAPALQGCPQKRGVCTRVYTVTPKKPNSALRKVARVRLTNGIEVTAYIPGIGHNLQEHSVVLIRGGRVKDLPGVRYHIIRGALDAAGVEGRRQSRSKYGVKRPKK
- a CDS encoding urocanate hydratase; protein product: MVQIDNDVIGGAIRVSLGDELPEYPEFEPGVPRAPVRPFRLSRERAKIALKNALRYVPPKLHDVLAPEFMEELITRGRIYAYRYRPPGRIWGKPVDQYKGRCLAGKAIQVMIDNNLDFEVAQYPYELVTYGEFGRVVQNWLQYRLVKRYLEILEENQTLVVMSGHPLGLFKSRPEAPRAVISNAIMVGMYDNLDDWEIAAEMGVTNYGQMTAGGWFFIGPQGIIHGCYNLLRHAARKYGLSGDRDDLRGVLYITAGLGSMSSAQAKAAQIAKCVAVIAEVRDDLIDRRLEQGWLDYASSDLDDIFGKVKHYLATNKGFVAAYRGNVVRLLEYIVEHDIEVNILSDQTSCHIPYDGGYVPVDLTYEEMRELLERDRELLREYVDRSLRKHYQLIKAITDKGAFFLEYGNSIMQAMFNAGVKEIARNGRDTRDGFIFPDFMEAITGPELFDKGYGPFRWVCLSGREEDLVRTDEAAMSCIDPGRSPQDRDNYNWLKEAGKHNLTVGTRARMIYQDLEGRVKIALKFNDMVRRGEVGPIFIGRDHHDTGGADCPIRETSNVKDGSNVTADMAIHCFAGNASRGMTFVAIGNGGGVGIGRSLHTGFGLLLDGSRKVDEIIKNALNWDVMVGVARRSWARNPNSIATAAKHNKEQEDIITLPFLAADDVVNEVVSWSFKKHGIAER
- a CDS encoding response regulator transcription factor; its protein translation is MLLADDHKILREGLKALINAQSDMVVVAEAADGMEVVELMEKVNPAVIVMDVMLPKMNGIDATKVILSNNKEVKVIALSMYANANLISEMFKAGASGYLLKDCAFDELSKAIRAVAKGEIYIGPGVRKMLSEAFIEMLLGEKLRKRNEEEELTAREIEVLKLLAEGYINKEVADILHISVNTVARHRQNIMRKLKLRNTAELTRYAIRKGYVSP
- a CDS encoding PAS domain S-box protein, with translation MKKALKRIEERLKLVESKKDFLQKILDVVPVPIFCEDKEGRYIGCNKAYADFMGKSVEEILSKAVTDVVPPEQAEEIFERDKKLISEGGFISEERKILHHDGTYHTVILNKTVFTDDAGDPIGLIGAFLDITEIIEAREKERQYLKKLQCLASAISLAREKERQRVAKEIHDSIGQNLALSKLRLQMLHAGIKSKEIRKQIEDIIEVLNESIQITKDLTFDLGIPVLYQLGLEATLSWLSDKFYSKYGVEVKYTYGNLSKKFPMELEAFLVRAVQELLTNVVKHAKTDFAEVKVDLKDENTIKLEVRDYGCGFDISAVEEGYGIFSLQETVKLLGGRMEICSMEGEGTVVYILVPIKAFEEGNADSA